A single region of the Mercenaria mercenaria strain notata chromosome 6, MADL_Memer_1, whole genome shotgun sequence genome encodes:
- the LOC123550264 gene encoding RING finger protein 151-like yields the protein MGYDTDRFSSTINDALTCCICRDVLEDPVQAPCEHAYCRSCIEAWLVHETTCPEDRRPLSYSGLRPLFRYMKNDLNRLQIKCKNRAYGCESIITLEFIEAHERDCIFERKKCPNERCTYYAARQEIDDHVKRCEFSRKECPKGCGLLLARPSDADHNCIQELKTCIEVLRLEFACKFDDQRQDIELRLDTQRNHMIQREAGLQSQMDALKSENSRLELKVQSLMDIQLERRQDIEKLKLENKELTELLKKTSVMSEVRHTPGRLQRRHTFRGKESHV from the coding sequence atggggTATGACACAGACAGATTCAGCTCTACGATAAATGATGCTCTCACGTGTTGCATATGCCGTGACGTGTTGGAAGATCCCGTTCAGGCTCCGTGTGAACACGCCTACTGTCGTTCCTGTATTGAAGCTTGGCTAGTGCATGAAACAACATGTCCGGAAGACAGAAGACCGTTGTCGTATTCGGGTTTGCGTCCACTTTTCCGatacatgaaaaatgatcttAACAGACTACAAATCAAATGCAAAAACAGAGCTTACGGGTGTGAAAGCATTATCACACTTGAATTTATTGAAGCGCATGAACGGGATTGTATTTTTGAGAGGAAGAAGTGTCCAAATGAAAGATGTACCTACTATGCTGCACGACAGGAAATTGACGATCATGTGAAAAGATGCGAATTCAGTCGAAAAGAATGTCCAAAGGGTTGTGGACTATTACTGGCAAGGCCTTCAGATGCAGATCATAACTGTATTCAAGAACTGAAAACGTGCATTGAGGTTTTGCGATTAGAGTTTGCATGCAAGTTTGATGATCAGAGGCAAGATATTGAATTACGGCTTGACACACAAAGAAATCACATGATACAAAGAGAGGCGGGCCTTCAGAGTCAGATGGATGCACTTAAATCTGAAAATTCTCGTCTGGAATTGAAAGTCCAATCTCTAATGGACATCCAGCTGGAGAGACGTCAAGATATCGAAAAACTGAAACTGGAAAATAAAGAGCTCACAGAGTTGCTTAAAAAGACATCAGTGATGTCAGAAGTAAGACACACCCCTGGAAGACTTCAGCGTAGACACACCTTTAGAGGAAAAGAATCACATGTTTAG